A region of the Stieleria neptunia genome:
TCCGGGAGTGCGGAATGGCGGTTGATGCGAGGGCATCCCGCGTTTCTGCAAGGAAAATCCACCGTGGGCACCCGGCTTATCGTCGCTCACCAACCCGGCATTTTGTCGCCTGAACCCTACCAAATTCGACAACGTGTTCGGACCGCTCCTGTCAAAGGAAAGCTCCTAAAATGACCTTACTTGGGAAGTCGTTTACCGTCATCATTTTCCTGCTCAGCCTGTCCTTCATGGTCTTGGCCCTGGCGGTCAATGCTTCGCATCGCAACTGGCGCGATGTCGTGTTGGGGCCGAGCGGGTACAAGGAAAAGATCGAGGCCATCTCTCGCGAGAATGAGCAGCTGGAGGACGCCAAACAGCGGGCTCAAGCGGCGCTCAGTCGCGAGCAAGTCGCCCGTCGAACCGCGCTGGCTTCGTTGCAAACCCAGTTGGACCAACTGCAAGAAGAATTGCAATTGCGAATCAGCTCGGTGCAAAAGCTCGAAGGCGAATTGTCCAACCTGGCTCAGGTCGACAAGATTCGCGCCGAGGAGCTGCAAACGCTGACCGACACGACCGCGAACCTTCGCGATCAGGTGCGGAAAGAACAGCAAGATCGCGATGCCTTGTTCGCCCAAACGCTGGTGCTGCAAGACAAACTCAACCAAGCACGTGGCGTCCGTCTGCAATTCGAAACGCGGAATCAGAATCTGCAAAAAGAGCTGACTCGGTTCCGTGAGATCGCCGACCACATGGGGATCGATCCCAAGGCGCCGCTGGACGGGGCACCGCCGGAACGCAACGGGAATGTCTTGGTCATCAATCGAACCAAGGGTTTGGCCGAAGTTTCGATCGGCATGGACGACGGGATTCGCCCCGGCCACGAACTCGAAGTCACCCGGAAATCGCGTTACATCGGCCGTTTGAAGGTTCTCAAAGCGACCCCCAACCGAGCCGTCGGCGAGATCATGAAAGACTACAGCGAAGGTTTTATTCTGGAGGGTGACCGTGTCGACACTTCCATCGACTGAGGGTGGCAAACAGCCGCCGAGCGTCTACACCGTCATGCTCGTGTTGAGCATGGTGTTCTTGTTGATCGCCGTGATTGCCATGTGGATCGAACTGCGACGCTGGGCACCGGATTATTTCCGAACCAGCGGCGCCAACCCGATGGTCCAGGTCGTCAGCACCGTCGACCACTTCGCTTAGTAGGGCATGCTGTGCATGCCATGCGTCACGCACAGCGTGACCTACGCGCTGTTCGTCACGCACAGCGTGACCTACTTGCGCAACACCCAATTCATCAGCGGTGGGCATAACCGGTCGGCGTAGACCAGCAGTTTTCCTGCCAGGCTGAGGATCACTTCGGAGCGGCGTTTGCCGATCGCCGCCAGGGTTGACGCGGCGACTCGGTCGGCCGGCCAACTGCCAACGCTTTTGGATTTGGCGTCGGCGTCGGATTCCACCAGCACGTCGAAAAACTCACTCTCGGTCGTGCTCGGGCTGACCAAGGTCACTCGTACCGACGTTCCCGCCAACTCGGCACGCAGCGCATCGCTCCAGCCATGCATCGCAAACTTGCTGGCACAGTACTCCGATTTGTCCGGCACCGCGCGATGGCCCAGCACACTGCCGAGATTGCAAATCACCGCGTCGTTGCTGGATTTCAGGTACGGCAGCAAGCGACGGGTCAGTTGGGCCGGGGCAAAGAAGTTGACCTCCATGATCTTTCGCAGCCGCGACTCCGTCGCCTCTTCGAAGCTACCGATCGCGCCGATGCCCGCGTTGTTGACCAGCAGATCCAGTGAGCCACCGCGGGATTGAATCAGCGATTCCATTTGATCGTGTGTGGCGGACTCCGTCACATCTCCGCAGATCGGCAGCAGCAGGTCGTCGACGCCGTCGCGGTGGATCTCGTCCGAGAGAGACTGCAAACGATCCGCACGTCGCGCAACCGCGATGACTCGGCAACCGGCCGCGGTGAGCCGCTTGGACAGACATCGGCCGATGCCGCTGCTGGCACCGGTGACGACCGCCAGTTTTCCGCTCGGATTCCAGTGGGCCAAGTCGTGGCTCCTTTGATTCATGTGATGCAAGCATCCTGCTTGCCGACACGTAGGGAAAGCATCCTGCTTGCCTTCGGCAGCAGCAACGCAAGCTGGAAGCTTACGCCACGGCAACGCAAGCTGGAAGCTTAGGCCACGGCAACGCAAGCTGGATGCTTAGGCCACGTCGGTGGCGGGGGTGTCGACGGGCGGTTCTGCGGGAACGTCAACTGGTGGTTCCACGGGTGCGAAGGTGCCGGTGCCCGCCGGACGGATGGAGATGGCCGACTTGCGCGCCGGCCCCATCGCGGCGACGGGCATTTTCACACGCACGTTGACGACATCGGCACCGAAGTGCTGTGAAACGATTTCTCCCTTGGCCGCCAGGTAAGCCAGCAATTTTCCGTCGCCGGGATCGACATCGATGTCCAAATCCAGGAACTCGCGACCGAGCGCTTCGCCGACCGCCTCGGTTAACATCTCGAGTCCCTTGACGCTCTTAGCGCTGACGGGAATCGCGTTCGGGTAACGATCCAGCACCCGGTTCAGCATCGCCGGTGATTTGATCGCATCGATCTTGTTGAGCACCAGCAGCGTGTCCTTCTCTTCGATCTCCAGTTCGCTGAGCACTTTGTACACGGCGCTGATCTGGTCGAACACGTTGGCGTTGCTGGCGTCGGCGACGTGCAGCAACAGATCGGCCTGCCGGGTTTCTTCCAACGTCGATTTGAAGCTGGCAACCAAGGAGTGGGGCAGATCGCGAATGAACCCAACGGTATCGCTGAGCAGGACGGTGCCCCAGTGGGGCAGGTACCAGCGACGGGTGCGGGTGTCCAGCGTGGCAAATAACTTGTCCGCGGCTTGGACTCCCGCTTCGGTCAAGGCGTTCATCAAGGTGCTCT
Encoded here:
- a CDS encoding SDR family NAD(P)-dependent oxidoreductase, which translates into the protein MNQRSHDLAHWNPSGKLAVVTGASSGIGRCLSKRLTAAGCRVIAVARRADRLQSLSDEIHRDGVDDLLLPICGDVTESATHDQMESLIQSRGGSLDLLVNNAGIGAIGSFEEATESRLRKIMEVNFFAPAQLTRRLLPYLKSSNDAVICNLGSVLGHRAVPDKSEYCASKFAMHGWSDALRAELAGTSVRVTLVSPSTTESEFFDVLVESDADAKSKSVGSWPADRVAASTLAAIGKRRSEVILSLAGKLLVYADRLCPPLMNWVLRK
- the hflX gene encoding GTPase HflX → MREQHLVSDDTPERSVLARLILPDTPAPEDPLEELHGLATTSGTQVVGELIQRRASAEHGTYLGKGKVEELRLLVEKTKADVVIFDNELTPGQIRNLEKATGAKVLDRTELILDIFAAGARTYESRLAVELAQLEYTLPRLKRMWTHLSRQAMGVGMRGPGEKQLEVDRRLAQKRIHDLKQELGKVESRRERQVASRKEAPTVSLVGYTNAGKSTLMNALTEAGVQAADKLFATLDTRTRRWYLPHWGTVLLSDTVGFIRDLPHSLVASFKSTLEETRQADLLLHVADASNANVFDQISAVYKVLSELEIEEKDTLLVLNKIDAIKSPAMLNRVLDRYPNAIPVSAKSVKGLEMLTEAVGEALGREFLDLDIDVDPGDGKLLAYLAAKGEIVSQHFGADVVNVRVKMPVAAMGPARKSAISIRPAGTGTFAPVEPPVDVPAEPPVDTPATDVA